In one window of Tellurirhabdus rosea DNA:
- a CDS encoding bifunctional aldolase/short-chain dehydrogenase codes for MDKTLTFRHVSYLWDEAKALEIAGAGLPENEVDLFIYRSNLLGADLRLTNYAGGNTSVKITEIDPVTGQEVPVMWVKGSGGDIGTLTKAGCANLYVERLQALKSRYRGLEFEDEMVELFNHCLFDPKCAAPSIDTPLHGLLPFKHIDHLHPDALIAIAASKDGEAIMKAIWGDTMVWIPWQRPGFDLGLQLEAAVKQNPGIRGIILGGHGLFTWGDTSYESYINTLEVIEQASEYLEQNYGKKRPVFGGAKLESNAADVRKERAAGLIPTLRGLASAQRRMIGHFTDDARVLEYVASNDLEKLARLGTSCPDHFLRTKIRPLVLEAADTLMTRSADEIKAYLEQKFEEYRADYAAYYERCKHDNSPAMRDPNPVVILWPQVGMFTFAKDKQTARVASEFYINAINVMKGAEAVSEYVGLPEQEAFDIEYWLLEEAKLQRMPKPKPLSGKIALVTGSAGGIGKAIAKRFVQEGACVILNDINAERLEGAKAEFVKSFGKDSVATTLLNVTDKTSIVEALKAAALAFGGVDIVVNNAGISISKPIEDHTLEDWDRLYDILVKGQFLVTQAAVEVMRKQKLGGDIVNIVSKNALVAGPNNAGYGSAKAAQLHLSRLNAAELGTDKIRVNTVNPDAVIADSNIWAGGWAEGRAKAYGITVEELPAYYAKRTLLNESILPEDIANACFVLVGGLLGKSTGNVLNVDGGVAASFVR; via the coding sequence ATCGACCCCGTTACAGGCCAGGAAGTTCCGGTGATGTGGGTGAAAGGCTCAGGCGGCGACATCGGTACGCTCACCAAGGCGGGCTGCGCCAACCTGTACGTCGAACGGCTGCAGGCCCTGAAATCACGTTACCGCGGTCTGGAGTTCGAAGACGAAATGGTGGAACTCTTCAACCACTGCCTCTTTGATCCGAAATGCGCCGCGCCGTCCATCGATACCCCGCTGCACGGACTGCTGCCCTTCAAACATATCGATCACCTGCACCCCGACGCCCTCATCGCCATCGCCGCCAGCAAGGACGGTGAAGCCATCATGAAGGCCATCTGGGGCGACACAATGGTCTGGATTCCGTGGCAGCGCCCCGGCTTCGACCTCGGCCTCCAACTGGAAGCCGCCGTAAAACAGAATCCGGGCATCCGGGGTATCATCCTGGGCGGACACGGACTGTTCACCTGGGGCGACACGTCTTACGAATCATACATCAATACGCTGGAAGTCATCGAGCAGGCTTCCGAATACCTGGAGCAGAATTACGGCAAAAAACGACCCGTTTTCGGCGGTGCTAAACTGGAAAGCAACGCGGCGGACGTGCGTAAAGAGCGTGCGGCCGGGCTGATTCCGACCCTGCGCGGCCTCGCTTCGGCCCAGCGCCGGATGATCGGCCACTTCACCGACGACGCCCGCGTGCTGGAATACGTTGCCTCCAACGACCTCGAAAAGCTGGCCCGCCTCGGCACCTCCTGCCCCGACCACTTTCTGCGGACCAAAATCCGCCCGCTGGTGCTGGAAGCCGCTGACACGCTGATGACCAGGTCTGCGGACGAAATCAAGGCGTATCTGGAGCAGAAATTTGAAGAGTACCGCGCCGACTACGCCGCTTACTACGAGCGCTGCAAACACGACAACAGCCCGGCCATGCGCGACCCGAACCCCGTCGTGATTCTGTGGCCGCAGGTCGGTATGTTCACCTTCGCCAAAGACAAGCAGACGGCCCGCGTGGCGTCCGAGTTCTACATCAACGCCATCAACGTGATGAAAGGCGCGGAAGCCGTGTCGGAGTACGTCGGTCTGCCGGAGCAGGAAGCGTTCGACATCGAATACTGGCTGCTGGAAGAAGCCAAACTCCAGCGGATGCCGAAACCGAAGCCCCTCTCGGGTAAAATCGCCCTCGTGACGGGCAGCGCCGGAGGCATCGGTAAGGCCATCGCCAAGCGGTTTGTGCAGGAAGGTGCCTGCGTGATTCTGAACGACATCAACGCCGAGCGTCTGGAAGGAGCCAAAGCGGAGTTTGTCAAGAGCTTCGGCAAGGATTCGGTCGCTACGACCCTGCTGAACGTGACCGACAAAACCAGCATCGTGGAAGCCCTGAAAGCCGCCGCGCTGGCCTTCGGCGGGGTGGATATCGTGGTTAACAACGCCGGTATCAGCATTTCGAAACCCATCGAAGACCATACGCTCGAAGACTGGGACCGTCTGTACGACATCCTGGTGAAAGGCCAGTTCCTGGTTACGCAGGCAGCCGTGGAAGTGATGCGCAAGCAGAAACTGGGGGGCGACATTGTCAACATTGTGTCGAAGAACGCGCTGGTGGCGGGTCCGAACAACGCGGGTTACGGCTCGGCCAAAGCGGCCCAGCTGCACCTGAGCCGTCTGAACGCAGCCGAACTCGGCACCGACAAGATCCGGGTCAACACGGTAAACCCGGATGCGGTCATCGCCGATTCCAACATCTGGGCCGGCGGCTGGGCAGAAGGCCGCGCCAAAGCGTACGGCATCACGGTGGAAGAACTGCCGGCCTACTACGCCAAGCGGACCCTGCTCAACGAAAGCATCCTGCCCGAGGACATCGCCAACGCCTGCTTCGTGCTGGTGGGCGGTCTGCTCGGCAAATCGACCGGTAACGTCCTGAACGTGGACGGCGGCGTGGCGGCTTCTTTTGTCCGATAA
- a CDS encoding TIM barrel protein has product MINQERIQELNQPLASEHQLRLSYLTDLLGRRGLDVNALVSQIAALQVAIPSWALGTGGTRFGRYAGGGEPRSLEEKIEDVGLLNALNRSSNSISLHIPWDIPTDAEAIKQRLAEAGLVIDSVNSNTFQDQKDQAYSYKFGSLCHTEERVRQQAIEHNIDCIRYGRQLDAKTLTVWLADGSNFPGQQHFRRAYQRTADSLAQIYEAMPSDWTMLIEYKPYEPHFYSMIIPDWGTSYSLCQQVGQNAQVLVDLGHHLPNTNIEQIVGRLLHLGRLGGFHFNGSMYGDDDLTTGSIKPFQLFLIFNELADAAVDALVKNPTVAYMIDASHNTKDPLEDLLQSVQNILSAYAKALIVDRAALEEAQVTNDVVRAEEILKDAFLTDVRPLVAEAMQQSGGALDPIAAFRQLQVREQRIQQRGKLSVATGL; this is encoded by the coding sequence ATGATTAACCAGGAACGCATACAAGAACTCAACCAGCCGTTAGCGAGCGAACACCAGCTGCGGCTGTCATACCTGACCGATTTGCTGGGCCGCCGGGGCCTCGACGTTAACGCCCTCGTGAGCCAGATTGCAGCGCTGCAGGTGGCGATTCCAAGCTGGGCACTGGGTACGGGCGGAACGCGTTTCGGACGGTATGCTGGCGGCGGCGAACCCCGTTCGCTGGAAGAAAAGATTGAGGATGTCGGCCTGCTCAACGCCCTGAACCGCTCTTCCAACTCTATTTCCCTGCACATCCCCTGGGATATCCCGACCGACGCGGAAGCCATCAAACAGCGGCTCGCCGAGGCCGGGCTGGTCATCGACTCGGTCAATTCCAACACGTTTCAGGACCAGAAAGACCAGGCGTATTCCTATAAATTCGGGTCGCTCTGCCATACCGAGGAGCGCGTTCGCCAGCAGGCCATCGAACACAACATCGACTGCATCCGGTACGGCCGCCAGCTCGACGCCAAAACCCTGACGGTCTGGCTCGCCGACGGTTCCAACTTTCCCGGCCAGCAGCATTTCCGCCGCGCCTACCAGCGCACGGCCGATTCGCTGGCCCAGATTTATGAAGCCATGCCGTCGGACTGGACAATGCTGATCGAATACAAGCCGTACGAGCCGCATTTCTATTCAATGATCATTCCCGACTGGGGCACTTCGTATTCACTTTGCCAGCAGGTAGGTCAGAACGCGCAGGTGCTGGTGGATTTGGGTCACCACCTGCCCAATACCAACATCGAGCAGATCGTCGGACGGCTCCTGCACCTGGGTCGCTTGGGCGGGTTCCACTTCAACGGCTCGATGTACGGCGACGACGACCTGACCACGGGCAGCATCAAGCCGTTCCAGCTGTTCCTGATCTTCAACGAACTGGCCGACGCGGCGGTGGACGCCCTGGTGAAAAACCCGACGGTGGCGTACATGATCGACGCCAGCCACAACACCAAAGACCCGCTGGAAGACCTCCTGCAATCGGTTCAGAACATTCTTTCGGCCTACGCCAAAGCCCTGATCGTGGACCGCGCGGCGCTGGAAGAAGCCCAGGTTACCAACGATGTCGTTCGGGCAGAAGAGATTCTGAAAGATGCGTTCCTGACGGACGTACGGCCGCTGGTGGCGGAAGCCATGCAGCAGAGCGGCGGGGCACTGGACCCCATCGCGGCGTTCCGGCAGTTGCAGGTTCGCGAACAACGCATTCAGCAGCGGGGTAAACTCAGCGTGGCGACAGGATTATGA
- a CDS encoding aldo/keto reductase translates to MNFRTLGKTGFNISEISLGTWQVGGKWGDPFSHENADRILNAAVDAGINFIDTADVYGDGESEKAVGRLVKARSERLYVATKCGRRLQPHTNEAYQPDALRRFVEDSLRNMGLDTLDLIQLHCPPTEVYYRPEIFELFDRLKEEGKIRHLGISVEKVEEALKGIQFPNVTTVQIIFNLFRQRPSELFFEEAKKRNLGVIVRVPLASGLLTGRFSRETSFGPNDHRTFNRNGEAFDKGETFSGIDYETGLAAVEDLKALFPGTENLAPIALKWILDFDAVSCIIPGASRPEQVTSNLATETVPALTPDQRAGMQAVYEKHIKRLVHQRW, encoded by the coding sequence ATGAACTTCCGAACCCTCGGCAAGACCGGATTCAACATTTCAGAAATCAGCCTCGGCACCTGGCAGGTGGGTGGCAAATGGGGCGACCCGTTCAGCCACGAAAACGCCGACCGAATCCTCAACGCCGCCGTTGACGCAGGCATTAATTTCATCGATACCGCGGATGTGTACGGCGATGGGGAAAGCGAAAAGGCCGTGGGCCGCCTCGTGAAGGCCCGTTCCGAACGGCTCTACGTAGCCACCAAGTGCGGCCGTCGCCTGCAGCCGCATACCAATGAAGCCTACCAGCCCGACGCCCTGCGCCGGTTCGTGGAAGACAGCCTGCGGAACATGGGCCTCGACACGCTCGACCTGATCCAGCTGCACTGCCCGCCCACGGAGGTGTACTACCGCCCCGAAATCTTCGAACTTTTCGACCGGCTGAAAGAAGAAGGCAAAATCCGGCACCTCGGCATCAGCGTCGAAAAAGTGGAAGAGGCGCTGAAAGGCATTCAGTTTCCGAACGTCACGACGGTGCAGATCATCTTCAACCTGTTCCGGCAGCGGCCTTCGGAGTTGTTTTTCGAGGAAGCGAAGAAACGCAACCTCGGGGTGATCGTGCGCGTCCCGCTGGCGAGCGGACTGCTGACGGGCCGGTTCAGCCGGGAAACGAGCTTCGGCCCCAACGACCACCGGACGTTCAACCGCAACGGGGAAGCTTTCGACAAGGGCGAGACGTTTTCGGGCATCGACTACGAAACGGGCCTCGCCGCCGTGGAAGACCTGAAAGCGCTGTTCCCCGGCACGGAAAACCTCGCGCCCATCGCCCTGAAATGGATCCTGGACTTCGACGCCGTAAGCTGCATCATCCCCGGTGCCTCCCGACCCGAGCAGGTGACCTCCAATCTGGCCACCGAAACCGTCCCCGCCCTCACGCCCGATCAACGCGCCGGCATGCAGGCCGTGTACGAGAAGCATATCAAGAGGCTGGTGCATCAGCGGTGGTAA
- a CDS encoding lactate utilization protein B, with product MNHAQRADQFTQDTERTTWHDQTLWFVRQKRDRMAYSIPEFQQLRDLASQIKDHTLSKLDEYLVQFEENARQNGVQIHWAADAEEHNRIVLDILRKNNVRRLVKSKSMLTEECHLNPFLIKNGVEVVDTDLGERIVQLRDEPPSHIVLPAIHLKKEDVGETFHQHLGTPAGEKDPQRLTEAARQHLRERFVAADAALTGVNFAIAETGGFVVCTNEGNADLGVNLAKIHIASTGIEKLLPELRHLGVFTRLLARSATGQPVTTYTSHFTKPVEGGQLHIVLVDNGRTRQLGRPDFRNSLKCIRCGACMNTCPVYRRSGGHSYDFTVPGPIGAILSPNVDLSKHADLPFASTLCGSCSDVCPVKIDIHTQLYKWRQQVAKEGALPASKKWSMKALSGVLSRPGLYRFGGAFARTMLKILPHGLTHARLFNPWAKAREMPEPPKQSFREWFEQETKNEPQRRAATKNEQEKRPSATSTPEVSP from the coding sequence ATGAACCACGCTCAACGCGCCGACCAGTTTACCCAGGATACCGAACGCACCACCTGGCACGACCAGACCCTCTGGTTTGTCCGCCAGAAACGCGACCGGATGGCTTATTCCATCCCCGAATTTCAGCAACTCCGGGACCTGGCCTCCCAGATCAAGGACCACACGCTCAGCAAACTGGACGAATACCTGGTTCAGTTTGAGGAGAACGCCCGCCAAAACGGCGTGCAGATTCACTGGGCGGCGGATGCCGAAGAACACAACCGGATTGTGCTGGACATTCTCCGGAAAAACAACGTCCGGCGGCTGGTCAAAAGCAAGTCGATGCTAACGGAGGAATGCCACCTGAATCCGTTCCTGATTAAAAACGGCGTGGAAGTGGTCGATACCGACCTCGGCGAACGCATCGTGCAGCTGCGCGACGAGCCGCCAAGCCATATCGTGCTGCCCGCCATTCACCTCAAAAAAGAGGACGTGGGCGAGACGTTCCACCAGCACCTCGGCACCCCGGCGGGCGAAAAAGACCCGCAGCGACTGACCGAGGCCGCCCGCCAGCACCTCCGCGAACGATTTGTGGCCGCCGACGCCGCACTGACCGGCGTGAACTTTGCCATCGCCGAAACGGGCGGATTTGTCGTCTGCACCAACGAAGGCAATGCCGATCTGGGCGTTAATCTTGCCAAAATTCATATCGCGTCAACGGGGATCGAGAAGCTGCTGCCGGAACTGCGGCACCTCGGCGTCTTTACGCGCCTGCTGGCCCGCTCGGCCACCGGTCAGCCCGTTACGACCTATACCTCCCATTTTACAAAACCGGTCGAAGGCGGGCAGCTCCATATCGTGCTGGTCGATAACGGCCGGACGCGGCAACTGGGCCGTCCGGATTTCCGGAATTCCCTCAAATGCATCCGCTGCGGGGCCTGCATGAACACCTGCCCGGTGTACCGGCGCAGCGGCGGACATAGCTACGATTTCACGGTTCCCGGCCCGATTGGGGCTATTCTTTCGCCGAACGTAGACCTGAGCAAACACGCCGATCTGCCGTTTGCGTCCACGCTCTGCGGCTCCTGTTCGGATGTGTGCCCGGTCAAAATTGACATTCACACGCAACTGTACAAGTGGCGGCAGCAAGTGGCCAAAGAAGGCGCTTTGCCGGCAAGCAAGAAGTGGAGCATGAAAGCCTTGTCCGGCGTGCTTTCCCGCCCGGGTCTGTACCGGTTCGGCGGAGCTTTTGCCCGGACGATGCTGAAAATACTGCCCCACGGACTCACCCACGCCCGGCTGTTCAACCCCTGGGCCAAAGCCCGCGAAATGCCCGAGCCGCCCAAACAGAGCTTCCGCGAATGGTTTGAGCAGGAGACGAAAAATGAACCGCAGCGGCGGGCCGCAACTAAAAATGAACAGGAAAAAAGGCCCTCGGCGACATCCACTCCTGAGGTCAGCCCGTAA
- a CDS encoding glycoside hydrolase family 28 protein produces MLLFLSFLAFWLTAPEPWQQQVGARTQPKQKTVFLTTTYGAVGDGKTLNTAAIQKTIDACAAKGGGVVAFKPGQYLTGSLFLKKGVTFRLDKGVELLGSQSLADYPEMDTRVAGLEMKWPAALLNVIDQQNVAIVGEGTVNAQGKPFWDSYWALRKDYEKKGLRWIVDYDAKRPRTLLVQNCANVTLKGITLQQAGFWTVHILYSKHVTADGLVIRNNIGGHGPSTDGIDIDSSEYILVQNCDIDCNDDNFCLKSGRDWDGLRVNRPTQYVVIRNCISRAGGGLITFGSETSGGIRHVLAQNLEAKGTGVGIRLKSATTRGGTVEDITLENIRMEEVGVAMEATMNWNPSYSYSTLPAGYTEETLPVHWKKMLTKVEPVERGIPHFRNVTIRQLRVSNARKAITAEGLESSLLENFRLEDVQVTANSAGTISFGKNWKLTDVKIEAKDAVVVKKSNGVTF; encoded by the coding sequence ATGCTACTCTTTCTCTCTTTTCTTGCCTTCTGGCTCACGGCTCCGGAGCCCTGGCAGCAGCAGGTTGGCGCACGCACGCAGCCGAAACAGAAGACCGTATTCCTGACGACGACCTACGGGGCCGTCGGCGACGGAAAAACCCTGAATACCGCGGCCATTCAGAAAACAATTGATGCCTGCGCGGCCAAGGGTGGCGGCGTGGTGGCTTTTAAACCCGGGCAGTACCTGACGGGGTCGCTGTTCCTGAAAAAAGGCGTGACGTTCCGGCTCGATAAAGGCGTCGAACTGCTGGGAAGCCAGTCGCTGGCCGATTACCCCGAGATGGATACCCGCGTGGCCGGACTGGAAATGAAGTGGCCCGCCGCGCTGCTCAATGTCATCGACCAGCAGAACGTAGCCATTGTGGGCGAAGGAACCGTCAATGCGCAGGGCAAGCCGTTCTGGGACAGTTACTGGGCGCTGCGGAAGGATTACGAGAAAAAAGGACTGCGCTGGATTGTGGACTACGACGCCAAACGCCCCCGCACGCTGCTGGTGCAGAACTGCGCCAACGTCACCCTGAAAGGCATTACGCTCCAGCAGGCGGGGTTCTGGACGGTGCACATCCTGTACTCGAAACACGTTACGGCCGACGGGCTGGTGATTCGCAACAACATCGGTGGCCACGGCCCCAGCACCGACGGCATCGACATCGACTCGTCGGAATACATTCTGGTGCAGAATTGCGACATCGACTGCAACGACGATAATTTCTGCCTGAAATCCGGCCGCGACTGGGACGGGCTGCGCGTCAACCGCCCGACGCAGTACGTCGTTATCCGGAACTGCATTTCCCGGGCTGGCGGCGGGCTAATTACGTTCGGCAGCGAAACGTCGGGCGGCATCCGGCACGTGCTGGCCCAGAATCTGGAAGCCAAAGGCACGGGCGTAGGCATCCGGCTGAAATCGGCCACGACGCGCGGCGGCACGGTCGAAGACATTACGCTCGAAAATATCCGGATGGAGGAAGTCGGCGTGGCGATGGAAGCCACGATGAACTGGAACCCCAGCTACAGCTATTCGACGCTGCCCGCCGGGTATACCGAAGAAACCCTGCCCGTTCACTGGAAGAAAATGCTGACCAAAGTAGAGCCCGTCGAACGCGGCATTCCGCACTTCCGCAATGTGACGATCCGTCAGCTGCGGGTCAGCAACGCCCGCAAAGCCATCACGGCCGAAGGGCTGGAATCCTCCCTGCTCGAAAACTTCAGACTCGAAGATGTGCAGGTCACGGCCAACAGCGCCGGCACCATCTCCTTCGGCAAAAACTGGAAGCTGACCGACGTAAAAATCGAGGCAAAAGACGCCGTGGTGGTGAAGAAGAGTAATGGAGTGACGTTTTGA
- a CDS encoding FGGY-family carbohydrate kinase, producing MKKAVYAVFDIGKTNKKLLLFDEDQQVLEERQEVFAEIKDEDGFPCDDVDRLTEWLLATWADLQRDARYAVKGVNFTAYGASFVHIGHDGKPVLPLYNYLKPLPEAVAAQFYAELDEHADAFAACTCSPRLGMLNSGLQLYWIRHTKPDVYQRIRYSLHLPQYLSFLLSGETFSDYTSVGCHTALWNFQKGDYHTWVKRERIDEKLAPLTRDSVASVVDGVLVGIGLHDSSAALMPYLLQSEDPFLLISTGTWCINLNPFNNAPLTTDGLHRDCLSYLSPKGRQTKASRVFFGREHDFQTERIAAHFGLAPDFYKSLAFARPVSPLKPFRPACMSGTGPFPDQPAADWDLSVYASAEEAYQHLMDGLLDILQESISLIDTGERILYIDGGFARNAVFMQGLAKRFPDRSIRTLDVPQATALGAMMHLQQGEAHRQTRLLFT from the coding sequence ATGAAAAAGGCCGTCTACGCCGTTTTTGACATCGGCAAAACCAACAAAAAACTCCTCCTGTTCGACGAGGACCAGCAGGTTCTGGAAGAGCGACAGGAGGTTTTCGCAGAAATTAAGGACGAAGACGGTTTTCCCTGCGACGACGTAGACCGCCTCACCGAATGGCTGCTGGCGACCTGGGCGGATTTGCAGCGGGATGCCCGGTACGCGGTGAAAGGCGTCAATTTTACGGCGTACGGAGCCAGTTTTGTGCACATCGGGCACGACGGAAAACCCGTTCTGCCGCTGTACAACTACCTTAAACCGCTGCCCGAAGCCGTAGCCGCTCAATTCTACGCCGAATTGGACGAACACGCCGACGCCTTTGCTGCCTGCACCTGCTCGCCCCGCCTCGGCATGCTCAATTCGGGACTGCAACTGTACTGGATCAGGCACACAAAGCCGGACGTTTACCAGCGCATTCGGTATTCGCTCCACCTGCCGCAGTACCTTTCGTTCCTGCTGTCGGGCGAAACGTTCAGCGATTATACCTCCGTGGGCTGCCATACGGCGCTCTGGAATTTTCAGAAAGGCGACTACCATACCTGGGTCAAACGCGAACGCATCGACGAGAAACTGGCGCCCCTGACGCGGGATTCGGTGGCTTCGGTGGTGGACGGCGTGCTGGTCGGGATTGGGCTGCACGACAGCTCGGCGGCCCTGATGCCGTACCTGCTCCAGTCGGAAGACCCGTTCCTGCTGATTTCGACCGGGACGTGGTGCATCAACCTGAATCCGTTCAACAACGCCCCGCTGACGACCGACGGACTCCACCGCGATTGTCTGAGTTACCTTTCTCCGAAAGGCCGACAGACCAAAGCTTCGCGGGTGTTTTTCGGTCGGGAACACGATTTTCAGACGGAGCGGATTGCCGCCCATTTCGGTCTGGCCCCAGACTTCTACAAGTCCCTGGCGTTTGCCCGCCCGGTTTCGCCGCTGAAGCCCTTCCGGCCCGCCTGCATGAGCGGCACGGGACCGTTCCCGGACCAGCCCGCCGCCGACTGGGATCTGAGCGTCTACGCCTCCGCCGAAGAAGCCTACCAGCACCTGATGGACGGCCTGCTGGACATTCTGCAGGAGTCTATTTCGCTGATCGACACCGGCGAACGCATTCTGTACATCGACGGCGGGTTTGCCCGTAACGCCGTGTTCATGCAGGGACTGGCCAAACGGTTCCCCGACCGGTCGATCCGGACGCTGGACGTACCGCAGGCCACGGCGCTGGGAGCCATGATGCACCTGCAGCAGGGCGAGGCGCACCGGCAAACGCGGTTGTTGTTTACCTGA
- a CDS encoding GntR family transcriptional regulator translates to MIAKATSPASSRSGFVDVYKTPALCSYRLQFNPVDKMPKYKQIVQSVITDIERGILRKNDQLPSISELSVEYYLARDTVEKAYRELRERGYITSVQGKGYYVQASNASKLKILLIFNKLSSHKKNIYYAFLNALGDRATVDLQIHHYNARTFEEIIEKNLGKYNYYVVMPHFTQGVEQVDYMQVLKQIPDDQLVLLDKDIPELPNRLSVFQNFDKDIFGALEGARDLLAKYQRLTLIFPGDANYPVEIARGFRSFCLVYDIPFSIKENATDEVLDPGTAYVVLEETDLAELIKKVRQSSYLLGRDIGLVSFNETTLKELLGITVITTDFETMGRTAATLLLDNQKIKVKNPFTMIRRMSL, encoded by the coding sequence ATGATTGCTAAAGCAACCTCTCCCGCTTCGTCCCGCTCCGGCTTTGTGGATGTGTACAAGACACCCGCGCTTTGTTCGTACCGGCTTCAGTTCAATCCGGTGGACAAAATGCCGAAGTACAAACAGATTGTTCAGTCGGTCATTACCGATATCGAACGGGGAATTCTGCGGAAAAACGACCAGCTTCCTTCGATCAGCGAACTGAGTGTGGAATACTATCTGGCGCGGGACACCGTCGAGAAAGCTTACCGGGAACTGCGCGAGCGGGGTTACATCACTTCCGTGCAGGGGAAAGGATACTATGTACAGGCCAGCAACGCGAGCAAGCTCAAAATCCTGCTGATTTTCAACAAGTTAAGTTCGCACAAAAAAAATATTTATTACGCCTTTCTGAACGCCCTCGGCGACCGGGCTACGGTAGACCTTCAGATTCACCACTACAACGCGCGGACTTTTGAGGAGATTATCGAGAAGAATCTGGGCAAGTACAACTACTACGTGGTGATGCCCCACTTCACGCAGGGCGTCGAACAGGTGGATTACATGCAGGTGCTGAAGCAGATTCCCGACGACCAGCTGGTGCTGCTCGACAAGGACATTCCCGAGCTGCCCAACCGCCTGAGCGTGTTTCAGAATTTTGATAAAGATATTTTCGGAGCGCTCGAAGGCGCCCGCGACCTGCTGGCCAAATACCAGCGCCTGACGCTGATTTTTCCGGGCGATGCCAACTACCCGGTGGAGATTGCCCGCGGCTTCCGGTCGTTCTGTCTGGTGTACGATATCCCGTTCAGCATCAAGGAGAACGCTACCGATGAGGTGCTGGACCCCGGCACGGCTTACGTGGTGCTGGAAGAAACGGATCTGGCCGAACTGATCAAGAAAGTCCGGCAGTCGAGCTACCTGCTGGGCCGCGATATCGGCCTGGTTTCGTTCAACGAAACGACCCTGAAAGAGCTGTTGGGCATCACCGTCATCACCACGGATTTCGAGACGATGGGCCGCACCGCCGCTACCCTTCTGCTTGATAATCAAAAAATTAAAGTGAAAAATCCGTTTACGATGATTCGGCGGATGTCGCTGTAA
- a CDS encoding LutC/YkgG family protein: protein MSSRDQILAAIRQNRPETVPAPILPEFGGDASLEKFTTILESIGGRVVRLESEAALPAYIKSEFPEFTRIASPLFPASVAITSDTPKPTLETIELAVLKGDFGVAENGAIWVPEPAMLNRSLPFITQHLVLVIAESSLVPTMHVAYERIRHPGGYGVFIAGPSKTADIEQSLVIGAHGARTMTAVVVP from the coding sequence ATGTCCTCAAGAGACCAAATCCTTGCCGCCATCCGGCAGAACCGTCCCGAAACCGTTCCGGCTCCGATCCTGCCCGAGTTCGGCGGGGATGCGTCCCTGGAGAAATTCACCACGATTCTGGAAAGCATCGGCGGACGGGTCGTGCGGCTGGAAAGCGAGGCGGCTTTACCGGCCTATATCAAATCCGAATTTCCCGAATTTACCCGCATTGCCTCACCCCTGTTCCCGGCTTCGGTAGCCATTACCAGCGATACGCCCAAACCTACGCTGGAAACCATCGAACTGGCCGTCCTGAAAGGAGATTTCGGGGTAGCCGAAAACGGGGCCATCTGGGTACCCGAACCGGCCATGCTCAACCGGTCGCTGCCGTTTATCACCCAGCATCTGGTGCTCGTGATTGCGGAAAGCAGCCTCGTTCCGACCATGCACGTCGCCTACGAGCGCATCCGGCACCCGGGCGGTTACGGCGTCTTCATCGCCGGACCGAGCAAAACGGCGGACATCGAGCAGTCGCTGGTCATCGGGGCGCACGGCGCGCGGACCATGACGGCGGTGGTTGTCCCGTAA
- a CDS encoding (Fe-S)-binding protein produces MKVALFIPCYVDQFYPQVGISMVQLLRKLDVQVDFPAEQTCCGQPMANSGCEQDAVPVYHHFVRTFGDYDYIVAPSGSCVYHVRKHFNIIEQTPTVKHVRASTYELVDFLTSVLDVKTLPGTFPYKVGLHLSCHGQRGLRLATDTEMTPTPDSSVHRLLRSMDGLELTELDRPDECCGFGGTFCVAEEAVSARMGQDRVADHVRNGTQVLTGGDMSCLMHLEGIVRRQKLGVKVMHVAEILNGNQP; encoded by the coding sequence ATGAAAGTCGCCCTCTTCATCCCCTGTTATGTTGACCAGTTCTACCCGCAGGTAGGCATCTCGATGGTGCAGTTGCTGCGTAAGCTGGACGTTCAGGTGGACTTTCCGGCCGAGCAGACCTGCTGCGGCCAGCCGATGGCGAACAGCGGCTGCGAACAGGATGCCGTGCCGGTCTATCACCATTTTGTCCGGACCTTCGGCGATTACGATTACATCGTGGCCCCGTCGGGAAGCTGCGTTTACCACGTCCGGAAGCATTTCAACATCATCGAGCAGACGCCCACGGTGAAACACGTCCGGGCCAGCACCTACGAACTGGTCGATTTTCTGACCTCGGTGCTGGACGTAAAAACCCTGCCCGGCACCTTCCCGTACAAAGTCGGCCTGCACCTTAGCTGCCACGGCCAGCGGGGACTGCGGCTGGCAACGGATACCGAAATGACCCCCACTCCCGACAGCTCGGTGCACCGGCTGCTGCGGTCGATGGACGGACTCGAACTGACCGAACTGGACCGTCCCGATGAGTGTTGTGGCTTTGGCGGAACGTTTTGCGTGGCCGAAGAAGCCGTCTCGGCCCGCATGGGTCAGGACCGCGTCGCCGACCACGTCCGCAACGGAACCCAGGTCCTTACGGGCGGCGATATGTCCTGCCTGATGCATCTGGAAGGCATTGTCCGCCGCCAGAAACTAGGAGTTAAAGTAATGCACGTTGCCGAAATCCTTAACGGGAACCAGCCATGA